A single Dechloromonas denitrificans DNA region contains:
- a CDS encoding ABC transporter ATP-binding protein has product MIELSDIKKAFNQGRPNEYWALNGIDLTVEAGKVTAFRGPSGSGKTTLLTLVGCLARPTSGRVRFKGEDISGLPERFLTDIRRRSFGFIFQQFNLIKGLSALENVILPGFPTGRRRAELVAAATALFEQLKLGHRLHAKVEWLSGGEQQRVAIARALINDPEVIIADEPTANLDTTLSREFMAILEGFTAAGKTVLLTSHDPLVVESSAVHRVVGMRDGMLVDH; this is encoded by the coding sequence ATGATCGAACTGTCCGACATCAAGAAGGCCTTCAACCAGGGCCGGCCCAACGAATACTGGGCCCTCAACGGCATCGACCTGACGGTGGAAGCCGGCAAGGTGACCGCCTTTCGCGGCCCCAGCGGTTCCGGCAAGACAACGCTGCTGACGCTGGTCGGCTGCCTGGCACGGCCGACCAGCGGCCGGGTGCGTTTCAAGGGCGAGGATATTTCCGGGCTGCCCGAGCGCTTCCTGACCGACATCCGGCGCCGGAGCTTCGGTTTCATCTTCCAGCAATTCAACCTGATCAAGGGCCTGTCGGCGCTGGAAAACGTCATCCTGCCCGGCTTTCCGACCGGCCGCCGGCGCGCCGAACTGGTCGCTGCCGCCACCGCCTTGTTCGAGCAATTGAAACTCGGCCACCGCCTGCATGCCAAGGTCGAATGGCTGTCCGGCGGCGAACAGCAGCGCGTGGCGATCGCCCGGGCGCTGATCAACGATCCGGAAGTGATCATCGCCGACGAGCCGACGGCCAATCTCGACACCACGCTTTCCCGCGAATTCATGGCCATCCTCGAAGGCTTCACGGCCGCCGGCAAAACCGTGCTGCTGACCAGCCACGATCCGCTGGTCGTCGAATCGTCGGCGGTGCATCGCGTCGTCGGCATGCGCGACGGCATGCTGGTCGACCACTAG
- a CDS encoding TlpA family protein disulfide reductase has product MRLLALLAGLFVLTACGSDHPDMKLNNGDPAPQFSTVAVDGTSVAYPATYAGKPLVIRFWADWCKYCAGEMQAIEQVYRRHQDKGLAVVAINTGQDRATIAAFAHKVGFSYPTLLDETSAITKRYGVVGLPTTYFVDAQGIVRGKIVGEADEVTFERQAFALFK; this is encoded by the coding sequence ATGCGCCTTCTTGCCTTGCTGGCCGGGTTGTTCGTGCTGACCGCCTGCGGTAGCGACCACCCGGACATGAAACTGAATAACGGCGATCCGGCCCCCCAATTTTCCACCGTCGCCGTCGACGGCACTTCGGTCGCCTACCCCGCCACCTATGCCGGCAAGCCGCTGGTCATTCGTTTCTGGGCCGACTGGTGCAAATACTGCGCCGGCGAAATGCAGGCCATCGAGCAGGTTTATCGACGCCACCAGGATAAAGGCCTGGCAGTCGTGGCGATCAATACCGGCCAGGACCGGGCGACCATCGCCGCCTTCGCCCATAAGGTCGGCTTCAGCTACCCCACTCTGCTCGATGAAACCTCGGCCATTACCAAACGCTACGGCGTGGTCGGCCTGCCGACGACCTATTTTGTCGACGCGCAGGGCATCGTCCGCGGCAAGATCGTCGGCGAGGCCGACGAGGTCACCTTCGAACGCCAGGCCTTCGCCCTGTTCAAATGA
- a CDS encoding FAD-binding oxidoreductase: protein MTSTPSLSEQLVGIVGAAYVLTDPAELAPFLTDWRGRYHGRAQCVVRPADAGEVAAVVKACAAAGAPIVAQGGNTSHCGAATPDEAGQAVLLSLSRLNRITAVDPQNNTISVEAGCTLAAVHEAARAVDRLFPLALASEGSCQIGGNLSTNAGGVQVLRYGNTRELTLGIEVVLASGELWNGLRGLRKDNTGYDLKQLFIGAEGTLGIITAAVLKLFPLPKRQTTCWLNVPSPSAAVDLLNSAKAVFDAQLTAFELISDVSLGLVLKNIPESTRPTEKSPWYILAEFSEADPAAVENWLAARLERNEVGDAVLAQSDSQAKKLWALRENISEAQKIEGISIKHDVAVPVSRIPEFLAWADAALNAAFPGIRVVAFGHVGDGNLHYNLSKPDALDNTAFIACQPAVNRLVHDTVHALNGSISAEHGIGQLKREELLRYKSPVEMAMMRTVKQALDPQGLMNPGKIL from the coding sequence CCAATGCGTGGTCCGCCCGGCCGATGCCGGCGAAGTCGCCGCCGTGGTCAAGGCCTGTGCCGCGGCCGGCGCGCCGATCGTCGCGCAGGGCGGCAATACCAGCCATTGCGGCGCGGCAACGCCGGACGAGGCGGGGCAGGCGGTGCTGCTCAGTCTGTCCCGGCTGAACCGCATTACCGCGGTCGACCCGCAAAACAACACGATTTCGGTCGAAGCCGGCTGCACGCTGGCCGCCGTGCACGAGGCGGCGCGCGCCGTCGACCGGCTGTTTCCGCTGGCTCTGGCTTCCGAAGGCAGTTGCCAGATCGGCGGCAACCTGTCGACCAATGCCGGCGGCGTTCAGGTGCTGCGCTACGGCAACACCCGCGAACTGACGCTCGGCATCGAAGTGGTGTTGGCCAGCGGTGAACTCTGGAACGGCCTACGCGGCCTGCGCAAGGACAACACCGGCTACGACCTGAAGCAGCTGTTCATCGGCGCCGAAGGCACGCTCGGCATCATCACCGCCGCGGTCCTGAAGTTGTTTCCGCTGCCCAAGCGGCAGACGACTTGCTGGCTTAACGTGCCGTCGCCCAGCGCGGCGGTCGATCTGCTCAATTCGGCGAAGGCGGTTTTCGATGCCCAGCTGACCGCTTTCGAGCTGATTTCCGACGTCTCGCTCGGGCTGGTGTTGAAGAACATTCCCGAATCCACCCGGCCGACGGAAAAAAGCCCGTGGTACATCCTGGCCGAGTTTTCCGAGGCCGATCCGGCCGCCGTCGAAAACTGGCTGGCGGCGCGACTGGAGCGGAATGAGGTCGGCGACGCCGTGCTCGCCCAGTCCGACAGCCAGGCGAAAAAGCTGTGGGCCCTGCGCGAGAACATTTCGGAAGCGCAGAAGATCGAGGGCATCAGCATCAAGCACGACGTTGCGGTGCCGGTATCGCGCATTCCCGAGTTCCTGGCCTGGGCTGATGCGGCGCTCAACGCGGCCTTCCCGGGCATCCGCGTCGTTGCCTTCGGGCACGTCGGCGACGGCAACCTGCACTACAACCTGTCGAAGCCAGATGCGCTCGACAACACCGCCTTCATCGCCTGCCAGCCCGCCGTCAATCGCCTGGTGCATGACACCGTGCATGCGCTGAACGGCTCGATTTCGGCCGAACACGGCATCGGCCAACTGAAGCGCGAGGAACTGCTGCGTTACAAAAGCCCGGTCGAAATGGCCATGATGCGTACCGTCAAGCAGGCGCTCGATCCGCAGGGCCTGATGAATCCCGGCAAGATTCTCTGA
- a CDS encoding nitrous oxide reductase accessory protein NosL, which produces MKRRTLLGGALLLAMAGCGAAQEKKDADEVRVDAAPLDNELEKYPRCVICNMDRRRFHYARHLLVYGDGFVQGTCSVHCVAECMLRERRRGFTAIYAPDNGVTANPRPLVEAASATYLIGSDLRGVMTPVSKVPFASRDAALQAKLTYGGEIGSFATAISASLEETANSLLKRYGNDLERQRRKKAEAAG; this is translated from the coding sequence ATGAAAAGAAGAACACTGCTCGGCGGTGCCCTGCTGCTGGCGATGGCCGGCTGTGGTGCGGCGCAGGAAAAGAAGGATGCCGATGAGGTGCGCGTCGATGCTGCGCCGCTCGACAACGAACTGGAAAAATACCCGCGCTGCGTGATCTGCAACATGGATCGTCGCCGTTTCCATTACGCCCGGCATCTGTTGGTTTATGGCGACGGCTTCGTGCAAGGCACCTGCTCGGTGCATTGCGTCGCCGAATGCATGCTGCGCGAGCGGCGGCGCGGCTTCACGGCGATTTATGCCCCGGACAACGGCGTGACCGCCAATCCCCGGCCGCTGGTCGAAGCTGCATCGGCTACTTACCTGATCGGCAGCGATCTGCGCGGCGTGATGACGCCGGTCAGCAAGGTTCCGTTTGCCAGCCGCGATGCAGCGCTGCAGGCCAAACTGACTTACGGCGGCGAAATCGGCAGCTTTGCCACGGCGATCAGCGCATCGCTGGAAGAAACGGCCAACAGTCTGCTTAAGCGTTACGGCAACGATCTGGAGCGGCAGCGGCGAAAGAAAGCTGAAGCGGCGGGCTGA
- a CDS encoding HD-GYP domain-containing protein produces MSAFNSVNNHCLGKIMALTETTDVVASDDIYDSQGVKLWAKGGKISACLQERLASRKLRTPLELTLEVENGITTGDVADDCQKLILANPILCHLSSNKAALAALSHLRLVRLPSALKLLLAAAYDNRGTHEYKHELHTIALCAGFAAYAQLSSLDTELLLSAALLHDLGVLYVNPDLLHSSRQLTAKEWASVAVHPKVSHMVALEIGKLRDEVGQAIGQHHERLDGSGYPFMLTKERISPIGSILAAADAMAAIIERGGEGAANKATLAIRLIPEEFDPVLKTYICTSLRDLAAPFGHGDQPCYEQTRDVVCKLDQVEAKVGELLQSAAGKVHDLLKMAGNVCHNVRKALRATGVDFLLQSYTPGGEGAFCGEVYHIVHETGWRLRNISRTLQLRADALALDEQAFLAPLISILEWTPDTPQETLVAP; encoded by the coding sequence ATGAGTGCATTCAATAGCGTAAACAACCACTGCCTCGGCAAGATCATGGCGTTGACCGAGACGACCGATGTGGTTGCATCGGACGATATCTACGACAGCCAGGGGGTGAAGTTGTGGGCCAAAGGTGGGAAGATTTCCGCCTGCCTGCAGGAGCGACTAGCCAGTCGCAAGTTGCGGACGCCGCTCGAACTCACCCTGGAGGTTGAGAACGGCATTACCACCGGTGACGTGGCTGACGATTGCCAGAAGCTCATTCTGGCCAACCCGATCCTGTGCCATCTCTCCAGTAACAAGGCGGCCCTGGCGGCCCTCTCACATCTGCGCCTGGTTCGTTTGCCAAGCGCCCTGAAGCTGCTGCTGGCCGCGGCCTACGACAACCGTGGCACCCATGAGTACAAACATGAGTTGCACACCATCGCGCTGTGCGCCGGTTTTGCGGCGTATGCCCAGCTCTCGTCCCTGGATACCGAACTGTTGCTGAGTGCGGCATTGCTGCATGACCTGGGAGTCCTCTACGTCAACCCTGATTTGCTCCACTCATCCCGGCAGTTGACGGCCAAGGAGTGGGCCTCGGTGGCGGTTCATCCGAAGGTCAGTCACATGGTTGCGCTGGAAATCGGCAAACTGCGCGATGAGGTGGGCCAGGCGATTGGCCAGCATCACGAGCGGCTCGATGGCAGTGGTTATCCCTTCATGCTGACCAAGGAGAGGATTTCTCCGATCGGTTCGATCCTGGCGGCCGCCGATGCCATGGCTGCAATCATAGAGCGCGGCGGGGAAGGGGCGGCCAATAAGGCGACGCTGGCGATCCGGCTCATTCCGGAAGAATTCGACCCGGTACTCAAGACATACATCTGCACGTCGCTGCGGGACTTGGCTGCACCGTTCGGCCACGGCGACCAACCTTGCTATGAGCAGACCCGTGACGTCGTGTGCAAACTCGATCAGGTTGAGGCGAAAGTGGGAGAACTCCTGCAGAGCGCTGCGGGCAAGGTGCATGATCTTCTGAAGATGGCCGGCAATGTCTGCCACAACGTGCGCAAGGCGCTGCGAGCCACCGGGGTGGATTTCCTGCTGCAAAGCTATACCCCTGGCGGCGAGGGTGCATTTTGCGGCGAGGTCTATCACATCGTCCATGAGACCGGCTGGCGCCTGCGCAATATCTCCCGTACGCTGCAGTTGCGGGCGGATGCCCTGGCATTGGATGAACAGGCATTCCTGGCGCCGTTGATCTCCATCCTGGAGTGGACTCCGGACACTCCGCAAGAAACCTTAGTGGCTCCTTGA
- a CDS encoding nitrous oxide reductase accessory protein NosL, with protein MQRRHFVIAGLAFCVAPAFAQTAPKPGPKDLCPVCGMIVSKYPNWIAIVVWKDGHAHFFDGSKDMFKFLHDLPKYAPNHRKEDIAGIHVTDFYNLERMDARKALYVIGSDVLGPMGHELVPLASQADADDFLKDHKGKRILAFDRVTPEITATLDSGKF; from the coding sequence ATGCAGCGGCGTCATTTCGTCATCGCCGGCCTCGCCTTCTGCGTCGCGCCGGCCTTTGCCCAGACCGCACCCAAACCGGGTCCGAAAGACCTCTGCCCGGTTTGCGGCATGATCGTTTCGAAGTATCCGAACTGGATTGCCATCGTCGTATGGAAGGATGGGCACGCCCACTTCTTCGACGGTTCCAAAGACATGTTCAAATTCCTGCACGATCTGCCCAAGTACGCGCCGAATCATCGCAAGGAAGACATAGCCGGCATCCACGTCACCGATTTCTACAATCTGGAACGGATGGATGCGCGCAAGGCGCTGTATGTCATCGGTTCCGATGTGCTCGGACCGATGGGCCATGAACTCGTGCCGCTCGCCAGCCAGGCGGATGCCGACGACTTCCTGAAGGATCACAAGGGCAAGCGGATCCTGGCTTTCGACCGGGTCACGCCGGAGATCACCGCCACCCTGGATAGCGGCAAGTTCTGA
- a CDS encoding TonB-dependent siderophore receptor: MHQPLRLALLVAAIHSGGAIAQIKPIDIAAQNLGSALTALATQSGIQILFSADEVKGAQSASLHGQLAPDEALRKLLAGSGLVFGNTGKGTYVVKRSPPDSTVMPEVLVRASAEHGYKAEKITVAGKTPQTLREIPNSVSVLTREQMDDQNMMTTWDALSQVTGVQAVSNDITQGQYHSRGAALEVQHDGIPSSMPLSGYQQFDLPIYERVEVLRGPSGVLQGSGSFSGTVNFVRKRPKDAFAATFAGSAGTWENYRMEADVTGPLNESASLRGRAVFSYIDRDYVYNRVHDRKWLAYGTLDLDFTPTTTGNVFFAYQNNDSTGFSGLPAYTNGAFLSVPRSFNPYPDWNRSEWDTLDVGGELNHSFDSDWVASLKLQRRDQGFFFKDGYPTTGVNPATMMIANYARREFKYDYQHDGIDLFASGPFKLLGRKHELLLGANYSRYESTGRGANPNSSGSAYLNVANIRLSDPPAVPEPNVIYRAGSQSVTKQSGIYSKLTLSLADPLKVILGGRFSNYDYQSRNISPHPTPTDWTRGGNAKGEFTPYAGVVWDVTRDVTLYGSYADIFVPQTQQRVDNSVLDPRVGKQVEIGSKVDFFAGKLAVTAALFNIRDTNRALADADNPGYYVSAGELESKGWELEMVGRPLARWDISAGYTNLTTKWLNNGSSTGQPVSFWYPKEIFKLWSKYRFGEGLLSGFSVGLGVNGATQSASGAANPTVAPRLQNGYSVVKAQVGYAIDKNYAVTLDINNLFDTKYYTRLGGTNTYNTYGDPRNVMLTLRASY; the protein is encoded by the coding sequence ATGCACCAACCACTGCGCCTCGCGCTGCTGGTCGCCGCCATTCATTCCGGTGGCGCCATCGCCCAGATCAAGCCGATTGACATCGCCGCCCAGAACCTGGGCAGCGCGCTCACGGCGCTGGCTACCCAGAGTGGCATCCAGATATTGTTCTCCGCCGACGAAGTCAAGGGCGCTCAGTCCGCTTCGCTGCATGGTCAGCTCGCTCCGGATGAAGCGCTGCGCAAGCTGCTCGCTGGCAGCGGCCTGGTCTTCGGCAACACCGGCAAGGGCACCTATGTCGTCAAGCGTTCGCCTCCCGATTCGACCGTGATGCCTGAGGTCCTGGTCCGGGCGAGCGCCGAGCACGGCTACAAGGCCGAGAAAATTACGGTCGCCGGCAAGACCCCCCAGACGCTGCGCGAAATCCCCAATTCGGTGTCGGTCCTGACTCGCGAGCAGATGGACGACCAGAACATGATGACCACCTGGGATGCGCTATCCCAGGTCACTGGAGTCCAGGCGGTGTCGAACGACATTACCCAAGGCCAATACCATTCGCGCGGTGCCGCGCTGGAAGTCCAGCATGACGGTATCCCGTCCTCGATGCCGCTTTCCGGGTACCAACAATTTGATCTGCCGATCTACGAACGTGTCGAAGTGCTGCGCGGTCCATCCGGCGTGCTGCAAGGGTCCGGTTCCTTCTCGGGAACCGTCAATTTTGTCAGGAAACGCCCCAAGGATGCCTTTGCTGCCACCTTTGCCGGTTCCGCCGGGACGTGGGAAAACTACCGGATGGAAGCTGACGTGACCGGGCCGCTCAACGAAAGCGCCAGCCTGCGCGGCAGGGCGGTCTTCTCCTACATCGACCGCGACTATGTCTATAACCGGGTCCATGATCGAAAGTGGCTGGCCTATGGAACGCTGGATCTGGATTTCACGCCGACGACCACGGGCAACGTTTTCTTCGCTTACCAGAACAACGATTCGACCGGCTTCTCTGGGCTGCCCGCCTATACCAACGGCGCTTTCCTGTCCGTGCCCCGATCATTCAACCCTTACCCGGACTGGAATCGGTCGGAGTGGGACACGCTCGACGTCGGCGGGGAATTGAACCACAGCTTCGATAGCGACTGGGTCGCTTCACTGAAGCTCCAGCGCCGCGATCAGGGCTTCTTCTTCAAGGATGGCTACCCGACGACGGGGGTCAATCCGGCGACCATGATGATTGCCAATTACGCGCGCCGGGAGTTCAAGTACGACTATCAGCACGATGGGATCGACCTGTTCGCCAGCGGTCCGTTCAAATTGCTCGGTCGCAAGCATGAGTTGCTACTCGGCGCCAATTACAGCCGCTATGAAAGTACCGGACGGGGTGCCAATCCGAACTCGTCGGGCAGTGCCTACCTCAATGTAGCCAACATCAGGCTCTCGGACCCTCCCGCCGTGCCGGAACCGAATGTCATCTACAGGGCCGGCAGTCAAAGCGTCACCAAGCAATCGGGGATTTACAGCAAGCTAACCCTGAGTCTGGCCGACCCGCTGAAAGTGATTCTGGGTGGGCGCTTCTCGAACTACGACTATCAGTCGCGCAACATCTCGCCGCACCCGACGCCGACCGACTGGACGCGGGGTGGCAACGCGAAAGGCGAATTCACCCCGTATGCCGGCGTGGTCTGGGACGTCACTCGGGACGTCACGTTATATGGCAGTTACGCCGATATTTTCGTGCCGCAAACCCAGCAGCGGGTCGATAACAGCGTCCTCGATCCGCGCGTCGGAAAACAGGTCGAAATCGGCAGCAAGGTCGACTTTTTTGCGGGAAAGCTGGCCGTTACGGCGGCTCTTTTCAATATTCGCGATACCAACCGGGCGCTGGCCGACGCGGACAATCCAGGCTATTACGTCTCGGCCGGCGAGCTCGAAAGCAAGGGCTGGGAGCTGGAAATGGTCGGTCGTCCGCTGGCCCGCTGGGATATTTCGGCCGGCTACACGAACTTGACCACCAAGTGGTTGAATAACGGCTCGAGTACGGGTCAGCCGGTCAGTTTCTGGTACCCCAAGGAAATATTCAAGTTGTGGAGCAAGTATCGTTTTGGCGAAGGCTTGTTGAGCGGCTTCAGTGTCGGCCTGGGGGTCAATGGCGCGACCCAGTCGGCCAGTGGTGCCGCCAATCCGACGGTTGCGCCGCGCCTGCAAAACGGCTATTCGGTGGTCAAGGCGCAAGTCGGTTACGCGATCGACAAGAACTACGCCGTGACCCTGGATATCAACAATCTCTTCGACACCAAGTACTACACCCGGCTTGGGGGAACGAATACCTACAACACCTACGGTGATCCGCGCAATGTGATGCTGACCCTTCGCGCCAGTTACTGA
- a CDS encoding nitrous oxide reductase accessory protein NosL yields the protein MKRRDLLKISALAGFAATSTQVSANACTTDGTPNQFIPKTAADSKPLDNELAKYPKCPYCGMDRKEHHRTRMLVQYSDDLVDGTCSIHCLSLSLSLNIDREPKTIWGPDYGSNIEPRPLLPVDQLLYLIGADLKHAMTKRSKHSFASADIAKEFQAKHGGTLAKFDDALRESYLDMASDASMIRKNREERRKRAMQQKQG from the coding sequence ATGAAACGCCGCGATCTTCTCAAAATCTCCGCACTCGCCGGCTTCGCCGCCACCTCGACACAGGTCAGCGCCAATGCCTGCACCACCGATGGCACGCCGAACCAGTTCATTCCGAAAACAGCCGCCGATAGCAAGCCGCTGGACAACGAACTCGCCAAATATCCGAAATGCCCCTACTGCGGCATGGACCGCAAGGAACATCACCGTACCCGCATGCTGGTCCAGTATTCCGACGATCTGGTCGACGGCACCTGCTCGATTCACTGCCTGTCGCTCAGCCTCAGCCTGAACATCGACCGCGAACCGAAGACCATCTGGGGACCGGATTACGGCTCAAACATCGAGCCGCGCCCGCTGCTGCCGGTCGATCAACTGCTCTACCTGATCGGTGCCGATCTCAAGCACGCAATGACCAAGCGCAGCAAGCACTCCTTTGCCTCGGCTGACATCGCCAAGGAATTCCAGGCGAAACATGGCGGCACGCTGGCCAAATTCGACGACGCGCTGCGCGAGTCCTATCTCGACATGGCCAGCGATGCCAGCATGATCCGCAAGAATCGCGAAGAGCGCCGCAAGCGCGCCATGCAGCAGAAGCAGGGCTGA
- a CDS encoding RNA polymerase sigma factor, with protein MASAITCLYIEHIGEIRRFLARRICCVEAAAELAHEVFIRYMVAAPASPIENPRAFLFRIAGHLATDHFRANPVKAGQWVDIAECTELASEYPAPERFAMARQELDRLRRAIEELPPKCREVFIRHKFDGIPQATLAREYRVTVNAIEKHLVRALVLLRLRVMPA; from the coding sequence ATGGCCAGCGCAATTACCTGTCTTTATATCGAACACATCGGTGAAATCCGGCGTTTTCTGGCGCGCCGGATTTGCTGTGTCGAGGCCGCTGCCGAACTGGCGCACGAGGTCTTCATCCGCTACATGGTTGCCGCGCCAGCCTCGCCGATCGAGAACCCGCGTGCCTTTCTGTTCCGGATCGCCGGTCATCTGGCGACCGACCATTTTCGGGCCAATCCGGTCAAGGCGGGGCAGTGGGTCGATATTGCCGAATGCACCGAACTGGCCTCCGAATATCCGGCGCCCGAACGCTTTGCCATGGCCCGCCAGGAGCTCGATCGGCTGCGCCGGGCCATCGAGGAACTGCCGCCCAAATGCCGGGAGGTCTTCATCCGCCACAAGTTCGACGGCATTCCGCAGGCGACCCTGGCGCGGGAATACCGGGTCACCGTCAATGCTATCGAAAAACATCTGGTGCGCGCCTTGGTCCTGCTTCGCCTGCGGGTCATGCCGGCATGA
- a CDS encoding FecR family protein, producing the protein MRRDATNFGSPAGAGEPDRLADEAATWFIRLRQPRLADHERQRFQRWLASSERHQREYASFEKLWGAIDGLARPRRRKQRLAGGAFALAVAAVLALTYTATGVDLQKSTGIGETAELQLADGSHIAIDADSVLHVEYSLWRRRITLERGQALFKVAPGLRPFEVRAGEGSLRDIGTTFNVLEDRGKVTVSVTEGAVEISLDAQPTKRLLNGGQQASYQAGRISASQAITPQAACAWLDNRWLFAEASLGEVVRQINRQHERPVSLADSALDRYRVSGVFDRTDRAGLLKALAAILPVRVQETPDGTRLRQR; encoded by the coding sequence ATGAGGCGTGATGCCACCAACTTCGGCTCCCCGGCCGGTGCTGGCGAGCCCGACCGATTGGCTGATGAAGCGGCCACCTGGTTCATTCGCTTGCGCCAGCCACGGCTCGCCGATCACGAGCGCCAGCGTTTCCAGCGCTGGCTGGCCTCGTCCGAGCGGCATCAGCGGGAATACGCCAGCTTCGAGAAACTGTGGGGGGCTATCGATGGTCTGGCGCGGCCGCGGCGGCGCAAACAGCGTTTGGCCGGCGGAGCGTTTGCCCTTGCGGTGGCTGCCGTTCTGGCCCTGACTTATACGGCGACTGGCGTCGACCTGCAGAAAAGCACCGGGATCGGCGAAACCGCCGAACTGCAGTTGGCCGATGGCTCGCACATCGCAATCGATGCGGATAGCGTGCTGCACGTCGAGTATTCGCTGTGGCGACGGCGGATCACGCTCGAGCGCGGGCAGGCCCTGTTCAAGGTGGCACCTGGTCTGCGTCCCTTCGAGGTGCGGGCCGGCGAGGGGAGCTTGCGCGATATCGGCACGACCTTCAATGTCCTGGAAGACCGAGGCAAGGTGACCGTCTCGGTTACCGAGGGCGCCGTCGAGATCAGCCTCGACGCGCAACCGACCAAACGCCTGCTGAACGGCGGTCAGCAGGCCAGCTACCAGGCCGGCCGGATTTCCGCCAGTCAGGCCATCACGCCGCAGGCCGCCTGCGCCTGGCTGGACAATCGCTGGCTGTTTGCCGAGGCATCGCTCGGCGAAGTGGTACGCCAGATCAACCGCCAGCATGAGCGTCCAGTCAGCCTTGCCGACAGTGCGCTCGACCGCTATCGGGTCAGCGGCGTTTTCGACCGGACGGACCGCGCCGGTCTGCTCAAGGCGCTCGCCGCGATCCTGCCGGTCAGGGTCCAAGAGACGCCGGACGGTACCCGGCTACGCCAGCGCTAA
- a CDS encoding DUF1889 family protein yields MNPILTKAVETLSVVVNTSTGLAHPLDESRAKELFKALHGHSVPLSYEDVYSLAIANSWSERHAKSLAELAEKIGNGGRVQIKHPKQWGEPTVKKIIANL; encoded by the coding sequence ATGAATCCAATCCTCACGAAAGCAGTTGAAACTCTCTCGGTGGTAGTAAATACATCAACCGGGCTCGCTCACCCATTAGACGAGTCGCGTGCGAAAGAGCTATTCAAGGCATTGCATGGTCATAGCGTGCCATTGTCCTACGAAGATGTCTATTCCTTGGCAATTGCCAACTCTTGGTCAGAACGTCACGCAAAGAGCCTTGCCGAGTTGGCAGAAAAAATTGGCAATGGTGGTCGGGTACAAATCAAGCACCCAAAACAATGGGGGGAGCCAACAGTGAAAAAGATCATCGCCAACCTCTAG